A portion of the Halorientalis sp. IM1011 genome contains these proteins:
- a CDS encoding flippase: MPSTRNLLDGFKAVLASQLLRIGISAVITLLLTRVFLTPSEYGRLYLAISVLGLALLVSQLGIAKSTARYVTEYRERDPTRIPFIVRSMILINGLTILVVSATVFLFRSRIAGLFGGDELTALLSVGFLYIAFRTLNTYGYYLCQGFNEVDWSARQSVVTDVGTLVSMLLFLGLGMGATGALLGYVSGYALGAVFGLFALFRLVSRIGVSSREDGPDTDTSTEQGAADLAGDGRDDGRNAEDAAVSNLALLRRILSYCVPLTVTSAAEILYKRVDILLIGYFLTPVVVGYYTLAKQLTEFVTAPASSLGFALSPSFGEYKSSGNLDRAARVYETTLEYTLLCYLPAAVGIYLVADPAVRYVFGDGYLGAIPLVQILSVFVVLQAINRITNDTLDYLGRARGRAVAKGGTALLNFGLNLVVIPVYGAVGATVATVGSYAIMLTVNLYLIDSELPISRTQVGNRLGRVCAVALVMAAVVSFSQRFVTDIPTLIGSVLLGVTTWTLLAVSMGLLDVDQLRTELI, encoded by the coding sequence ATGCCGTCGACGAGGAACCTACTCGACGGTTTCAAGGCCGTTCTGGCGTCGCAACTGCTCCGAATTGGCATCAGCGCAGTGATCACCCTTCTGCTCACCAGGGTGTTTCTGACTCCCTCGGAGTACGGTCGGCTATACCTCGCCATCTCCGTTCTCGGTCTCGCCCTGCTGGTCAGTCAGCTGGGTATCGCCAAGTCGACTGCCCGCTACGTCACCGAGTACCGCGAGCGGGACCCCACACGGATTCCGTTCATCGTCCGCTCGATGATCCTCATCAACGGCCTGACTATCCTCGTCGTCTCGGCTACGGTGTTCCTGTTTCGCAGCCGGATCGCCGGGTTGTTCGGCGGGGACGAACTGACTGCGTTACTCTCGGTCGGTTTCCTGTATATCGCTTTTCGAACGCTCAACACCTACGGCTACTATCTGTGTCAAGGGTTCAACGAGGTCGACTGGAGCGCCCGCCAGTCCGTCGTCACGGACGTTGGGACACTCGTCTCGATGCTCCTGTTTCTCGGTCTGGGGATGGGTGCGACGGGTGCACTCCTCGGCTACGTGTCCGGATACGCACTCGGTGCGGTGTTCGGCCTGTTCGCCCTGTTCCGACTGGTATCACGGATCGGAGTCTCCTCGCGGGAGGACGGTCCCGATACGGATACGTCGACGGAACAGGGGGCTGCCGACTTGGCTGGGGACGGGAGGGACGACGGTCGTAATGCCGAGGATGCAGCCGTCTCGAATCTGGCGCTCCTTCGGCGCATCCTCTCGTACTGCGTGCCGTTAACGGTCACGAGCGCGGCGGAAATCCTCTACAAGCGCGTGGACATACTTCTGATCGGGTACTTCCTCACGCCGGTCGTCGTGGGGTACTACACGCTAGCGAAACAACTGACGGAGTTCGTCACTGCGCCGGCGAGTTCGCTCGGCTTCGCACTCTCTCCATCCTTCGGTGAGTACAAGTCGAGCGGTAACCTCGACCGCGCGGCCCGCGTATACGAGACGACGCTCGAGTACACGCTCCTGTGTTACCTCCCAGCAGCAGTCGGCATCTATCTCGTCGCCGACCCGGCCGTCAGGTACGTCTTCGGTGACGGATATCTCGGTGCCATTCCGCTGGTTCAGATTCTGTCGGTGTTCGTCGTCCTGCAAGCGATCAATAGAATCACGAACGACACGCTCGACTATCTCGGCCGCGCTCGGGGCAGAGCTGTCGCCAAAGGCGGTACCGCCCTGCTCAACTTCGGTCTGAACCTCGTCGTCATCCCCGTATACGGTGCTGTCGGAGCGACGGTCGCGACGGTCGGTAGCTACGCGATCATGTTGACCGTGAACCTCTACCTGATAGACTCGGAACTCCCGATCTCCCGGACCCAGGTTGGGAACCGGTTGGGTCGGGTCTGTGCCGTCGCACTGGTGATGGCCGCAGTCGTCTCGTTCTCCCAGCGGTTCGTTACCGACATACCAACGCTGATCGGCAGTGTCCTCCTCGGCGTTACGACCTGGACCCTGTTGGCCGTCTCGATGGGACTGCTCGACGTCGACCAGCTCCGCACGGAGTTGATCTGA
- a CDS encoding GNAT family N-acetyltransferase has product MPVSYTVRPFRPDDHDAYLSLYRDVFDGPARPAWFRWKYQDNPYADDVTIYVAETDGELVGARSFFPMPIAAGDDAVLAYQPCDTMVAADHRRRGLFTEMTEAAIEAHRDGPPSLYFNFPNDRTLPGNLDLGWRAVTTHPIYYRIQHPAAVVGSRIEGPIGTPVARTIASATDAYYRVRDALARPGGSPVTVERRRGVPIDILSRLYRSAVPDTLHTHREEQFLDWRFDNPRWDYDTFLAREGGAVVAAVVVGHRNRYGFDRANIVDALPLSGLRPAVVRALLAAVVDRYRDVDLCTALPGSIPTESLSAHGFLPDTTPPLSLATETTTLVVRPLSEEGQTVGGRSVDEAANWSITFTAKDTS; this is encoded by the coding sequence ATGCCGGTTAGCTACACGGTTCGTCCCTTCCGGCCGGACGACCACGACGCGTACCTATCGCTCTACCGTGACGTCTTCGACGGGCCGGCCAGGCCAGCGTGGTTCCGCTGGAAATACCAGGATAACCCCTACGCCGACGACGTCACTATCTACGTCGCCGAGACCGACGGGGAACTGGTCGGCGCGAGGTCGTTTTTCCCGATGCCGATCGCGGCCGGCGACGACGCCGTGCTCGCGTACCAGCCGTGTGATACGATGGTCGCCGCTGACCACCGTCGACGCGGGCTGTTCACCGAAATGACAGAAGCCGCCATCGAGGCCCATCGCGACGGCCCCCCGTCTCTGTACTTCAACTTCCCGAACGACCGGACCCTCCCCGGCAACCTCGATCTCGGCTGGCGGGCCGTAACGACACACCCGATATACTATCGGATCCAGCACCCGGCCGCAGTCGTCGGCTCACGGATCGAAGGCCCGATCGGCACACCCGTTGCTCGAACCATCGCGTCTGCGACCGATGCGTATTACCGTGTACGCGACGCCCTCGCCAGACCCGGTGGATCGCCCGTGACCGTGGAACGCCGTCGGGGCGTTCCGATCGACATCCTGTCCCGTTTGTATCGGAGCGCCGTCCCGGACACGTTGCACACGCATCGGGAGGAGCAGTTCCTCGACTGGCGGTTCGACAATCCTCGCTGGGACTACGATACGTTCCTGGCCCGCGAGGGAGGGGCTGTCGTCGCTGCAGTCGTCGTCGGGCACCGGAACCGATACGGGTTCGATCGCGCGAACATCGTCGACGCCCTCCCACTCTCGGGGCTGCGGCCTGCCGTCGTCCGGGCATTGCTCGCCGCCGTCGTCGACCGGTACCGGGACGTCGACCTCTGTACCGCGTTGCCCGGCTCGATCCCGACGGAATCACTCTCGGCGCATGGGTTTCTCCCCGACACCACTCCTCCGCTCTCGCTCGCGACCGAGACGACGACGCTCGTCGTCCGTCCGCTCTCGGAGGAGGGGCAAACGGTCGGCGGTCGGTCGGTCGACGAGGCGGCAAACTGGTCCATCACGTTCACCGCAAAGGACACTAGCTAA
- a CDS encoding polysaccharide deacetylase family protein, with the protein MISIDAELAWGFHDQPDRPTERIERARSAWVRLLGYLDRFEVPATWAVVGHLFLDECDGRHGNHPAPTEWFARDPGGTEVSHRRWYGSALIDHIRSAGVDHEIGCHSFSHVIFDPGQIGTDVAAAEFETCVEIAATHDISLRSFVYPRNVVGFRAQLAEHGFRCYRTRTPSRWYDDAPLYPLAKLAGYTVGDAPPVVTPRVDEHGLVELPASLDLFSLETPVTSALELIAEDPVVRQAKLGIDAAADTDGVFHLWLHPNNLTRAADFERLRAVLSHVARRRRDGAITVATMDEVARRTLDGEYAG; encoded by the coding sequence GTGATATCGATCGACGCCGAACTTGCCTGGGGGTTCCACGATCAGCCGGACCGGCCCACGGAACGGATCGAGCGGGCCCGGTCCGCATGGGTACGTCTCCTCGGGTATCTTGATCGCTTCGAGGTGCCGGCGACGTGGGCCGTGGTCGGCCACCTGTTTCTCGACGAGTGTGACGGTCGACACGGGAACCACCCCGCACCAACGGAGTGGTTCGCCCGGGATCCGGGTGGTACCGAGGTCTCCCACCGTCGGTGGTACGGGTCGGCATTGATCGACCACATCCGAAGTGCGGGCGTCGATCACGAGATTGGTTGTCACTCGTTCTCACATGTCATCTTCGACCCAGGTCAGATCGGTACCGACGTGGCGGCCGCCGAATTCGAAACGTGCGTCGAGATCGCTGCAACACACGATATTTCGCTCCGCTCGTTCGTCTATCCCCGGAACGTAGTCGGATTCCGAGCGCAACTGGCCGAACACGGGTTCCGCTGTTACCGCACCAGAACGCCCTCACGGTGGTACGACGACGCGCCGCTGTACCCACTCGCGAAACTCGCCGGATACACTGTCGGCGACGCGCCGCCGGTCGTGACACCACGAGTCGACGAACACGGGCTGGTCGAACTGCCGGCGTCACTCGACCTCTTCTCGTTGGAGACCCCCGTCACGTCGGCCCTCGAACTGATCGCCGAGGATCCCGTCGTCAGGCAGGCGAAACTCGGTATCGACGCGGCGGCCGACACCGACGGCGTGTTCCACCTCTGGCTCCATCCGAACAATCTGACGCGAGCGGCCGACTTCGAGCGGCTCCGGGCCGTCCTCTCACACGTGGCCCGACGACGACGGGACGGCGCGATCACGGTTGCGACGATGGACGAAGTCGCTCGCCGAACGCTGGACGGTGAGTATGCCGGTTAG
- a CDS encoding DUF1616 domain-containing protein has translation MRESLIRSTGDGVLGTVRGRIQSAVRQVPTDLVLVVAFALGAVSLLTVGVSSPLVRAVLGFPLLFLVPGYVTVAAAFPRARSGTLERTGALGQVREVSGVERAALSFGLSVALLPLLALAIDVSPWPFESPVRAGAVSGYAGVMAAVAVYRRAQVSDADRYRWHVGRTLASIRTALAGTSKRETVLNLLVAVSLVAATGAVGYALATPQDGEQYSTISILTENESGDRVAGDYPTDLDTADDRRLVAAVENREGRETTYELVVVVERVDPSGEDNRVTERAVLSRGNATVPPGGTWYYRHGLRPVLDGENLRVSYFLYEGDAPATPTPESASQHAYFWVSAADETP, from the coding sequence ATGAGGGAGTCCCTGATTCGGTCGACAGGTGACGGCGTTCTCGGGACGGTACGCGGGCGTATCCAGTCGGCGGTACGGCAGGTACCGACCGATCTCGTGTTGGTGGTCGCCTTCGCGCTCGGTGCGGTGAGCCTGCTCACGGTCGGGGTGTCGTCGCCGCTCGTCCGGGCCGTTCTCGGGTTCCCGCTTCTGTTTCTGGTTCCGGGATACGTAACCGTCGCGGCTGCGTTCCCGCGGGCACGCTCGGGCACTCTCGAGCGAACGGGCGCTCTCGGGCAGGTTCGAGAGGTGAGTGGCGTCGAACGAGCAGCACTGTCGTTTGGACTGAGCGTCGCGCTTTTGCCACTACTCGCACTCGCCATCGACGTCTCACCATGGCCGTTCGAGTCACCCGTACGCGCCGGGGCTGTGAGCGGGTATGCGGGGGTGATGGCGGCGGTAGCCGTGTACCGACGGGCACAGGTCTCGGACGCCGACCGGTATAGGTGGCACGTCGGCCGCACCCTTGCGTCGATTCGGACTGCACTCGCCGGGACTTCGAAGCGGGAGACTGTGCTGAACCTGCTCGTCGCTGTTAGCCTCGTTGCGGCGACTGGCGCTGTTGGATACGCGCTGGCCACGCCACAGGACGGCGAGCAGTACTCGACGATCTCGATACTCACCGAGAACGAGTCGGGAGACCGAGTTGCGGGGGACTATCCAACCGATCTCGACACAGCAGACGATCGGCGACTCGTCGCGGCCGTCGAGAATCGCGAGGGGCGGGAAACCACCTACGAACTAGTCGTAGTGGTTGAGCGAGTCGATCCGTCAGGCGAGGACAATCGGGTGACCGAGCGCGCGGTGCTCTCCCGCGGGAACGCGACTGTCCCGCCAGGTGGGACGTGGTACTACAGACACGGTCTTCGACCAGTTCTGGACGGCGAGAACCTGCGGGTGAGCTATTTCCTGTACGAGGGCGACGCACCCGCGACGCCGACACCGGAGAGTGCGTCTCAGCACGCCTACTTCTGGGTATCGGCCGCTGACGAAACCCCATGA